The proteins below come from a single Ancylothrix sp. D3o genomic window:
- a CDS encoding dihydrofolate reductase family protein yields the protein MRKIILFIASSLDGYIARNSGEIDWLFTDQDYGYSDFYSSIDTLLMGRKTYEQVLTFGEYPYQGVKTYVFSKNSRFSPTPETEIISENIKIFVSNLKQQNGKNIWLVGGGQLVFELMNEKLIDEVILSIHPIILGEGISLFPAKMTPQFFQLSQCQSYNTGLVQLSYHLRDGN from the coding sequence ATGAGAAAAATAATCTTGTTTATCGCATCTAGTTTAGATGGCTATATCGCCAGAAATTCAGGAGAAATAGACTGGTTATTCACCGATCAAGATTACGGCTACTCGGATTTTTACTCAAGTATTGATACACTTCTCATGGGTAGAAAAACTTATGAGCAAGTTTTAACCTTTGGAGAGTATCCTTACCAAGGGGTAAAGACTTATGTTTTTTCCAAAAATTCTCGCTTTAGTCCTACTCCAGAGACGGAAATTATCAGCGAAAATATCAAAATTTTTGTGTCTAATTTAAAGCAACAAAACGGTAAGAATATTTGGTTAGTAGGCGGGGGGCAGTTGGTTTTTGAATTAATGAATGAAAAGTTAATTGATGAGGTTATTCTTTCTATTCATCCTATAATTTTAGGAGAAGGGATTAGCCTTTTTCCGGCAAAAATGACTCCTCAATTTTTCCAACTCAGCCAATGTCAAAGCTATAACACCGGCCTTGTACAACTTTCCTATCATCTTAGGGATGGAAATTAA
- the cobD gene encoding threonine-phosphate decarboxylase CobD, with translation MTRPTHGGNLIWAAAIAGCPPSDIVDFSASISPLGPPASALAALQDRLCDLSAYPDPNYQELRNSIAQFHNLSSEWILPGNGSAELLTLAGWDFSELAETYLITPAFGDYWRSLNAAKAIVVECPLVGSCALGLSPDELSSNQNTQINLADVAPVLSEKPDFKKTGLLLNNPHNPTGKLFSKESILPYLDQFSLVVVDEAFMDFLPPDEQHRQSLISEVQNYPNLVILRSLTKFYSLAGLRLGYAIAHPDRLRVWQSRRDPWPVSILAVAAGVAALEDVEFQQKTFAWLSPTRSAFFEGLTQIPGLFPLAGCANFLLVKSNWPVSSLQEMLLKRHQIFIRDCNSFPELGDSYFRVAVRTTEDNQRLLNALKEIIMGDG, from the coding sequence TTGACTCGACCAACTCACGGGGGAAATTTAATTTGGGCAGCCGCCATTGCCGGTTGTCCACCCTCTGACATTGTTGATTTTTCTGCCAGTATTAGCCCCCTTGGGCCTCCCGCAAGTGCTCTGGCTGCTCTTCAAGACCGGTTGTGTGACCTGAGTGCCTATCCTGACCCAAATTATCAGGAACTCCGCAACAGCATCGCACAATTCCACAATTTAAGCAGTGAGTGGATTTTGCCCGGTAATGGTTCGGCTGAGTTGTTAACTTTGGCCGGCTGGGATTTTTCGGAACTGGCAGAAACTTATTTGATTACCCCAGCTTTTGGTGATTATTGGCGTAGCCTCAATGCGGCGAAAGCAATTGTAGTTGAGTGTCCTTTGGTTGGTAGTTGCGCTTTAGGGCTATCTCCTGATGAGCTTTCCTCTAACCAAAACACGCAAATCAATTTAGCTGATGTGGCACCGGTTTTATCTGAAAAACCAGATTTTAAAAAAACCGGTTTATTACTCAACAACCCCCACAACCCAACGGGTAAATTATTCTCAAAAGAGTCGATTTTGCCCTACTTAGACCAATTCTCTCTGGTGGTGGTGGATGAGGCTTTTATGGATTTTTTGCCGCCCGATGAACAACACCGGCAAAGTTTAATTTCGGAGGTGCAAAATTATCCAAATTTGGTGATTTTGCGAAGTCTGACGAAGTTTTATAGTCTGGCGGGGTTGCGTTTGGGTTATGCCATTGCTCACCCAGATCGTTTGCGAGTTTGGCAATCTCGCCGTGATCCTTGGCCGGTGAGTATTTTGGCTGTGGCGGCTGGGGTGGCGGCGCTTGAGGATGTTGAGTTTCAGCAAAAAACATTTGCCTGGTTGTCACCGACTCGCAGTGCTTTTTTTGAAGGGCTCACCCAAATACCGGGGTTATTTCCTCTGGCCGGTTGTGCTAATTTTTTATTAGTTAAAAGCAACTGGCCGGTTTCTTCACTGCAAGAAATGCTCCTCAAACGTCACCAAATTTTTATCCGCGACTGTAACAGTTTTCCTGAACTGGGAGATAGTTACTTCCGGGTGGCAGTTCGCACTACAGAAGACAACCAGCGCTTACTCAATGCTCTCAAAGAAATTATCATGGGGGATGGGTGA
- the thyX gene encoding FAD-dependent thymidylate synthase has protein sequence MDRFRVEVIAKTPNPQQVIYAALHQDYSEGFVYDDRESWPPEEKCGEIIVKRLLAGDRGHYGCIEHPQIILNCGFFPHSVMQQARTHRVGVSFDVQSGRYTSQRILDAAIGKRDIEEVFYLRPVGHYSDRQGKKYFYSPEQRQRDVEWCLEAAKRYHVDIEAGMAEEHARGKLPFDYRQHFVVSFNMRSFLHFCDLRNKKDAQLEIQKLCELMWPHFKEWTPAIAEWYETSRLGKARLAP, from the coding sequence ATGGATAGATTTAGAGTAGAAGTTATTGCGAAAACCCCCAATCCGCAACAGGTAATTTATGCGGCGCTGCATCAAGATTATAGCGAGGGATTTGTTTATGATGATCGGGAAAGTTGGCCGCCAGAAGAGAAATGTGGGGAGATTATTGTTAAGAGATTATTGGCCGGTGATCGCGGGCACTACGGCTGCATAGAACACCCACAAATTATTTTAAATTGTGGATTTTTCCCCCATAGTGTCATGCAGCAAGCTCGCACTCATCGGGTAGGAGTTTCGTTTGATGTTCAGTCTGGAAGGTACACATCCCAGCGGATTTTAGATGCAGCAATCGGAAAAAGAGACATTGAAGAAGTGTTTTATTTGAGGCCGGTGGGACATTACAGCGACAGGCAAGGTAAGAAATATTTTTACTCTCCAGAACAACGTCAAAGAGATGTCGAATGGTGTTTAGAAGCCGCAAAACGCTATCATGTTGATATTGAAGCGGGGATGGCGGAAGAACACGCGAGAGGCAAGCTTCCTTTTGATTACCGGCAGCATTTTGTAGTCAGTTTTAATATGCGGTCATTTTTACATTTTTGTGATTTGAGAAACAAAAAAGATGCACAATTAGAAATTCAAAAATTGTGTGAATTGATGTGGCCTCATTTTAAAGAATGGACACCGGCAATTGCTGAGTGGTATGAAACAAGCCGGTTAGGAAAAGCAAGATTAGCCCCTTGA
- a CDS encoding NAD(P)/FAD-dependent oxidoreductase, with protein sequence MPLDYDLVIVGATVAGFYAAEVAVSLKARVALVIPQTDRNLNLSIKAFSHIGNVAKQFISAEQFGIYCSEIKENKFLENSISWRYKETKQWVKSALSNLEEYKSPALLAALGVDVIVGDGQFCPKPQLCFEVNNRRLFSRSYLLAPATKPITTSKIEGLEAIGYFTPDTIWKIQPPKSLIIIGGEPAGIELAQTFARLGCAVTLVVKSSRILPKEDAEAAFLVQGQLEAEGVRVLTNTEVCQVRKIDGKKWIQAGNLAIEGDEILLAIGRVADVKSLNLESVGVKWGRYIQVNEKLQTSSSRIYACGEAASTYGLEFAGNYQAEVAVKNALFLPIFKVNYAGIPWGMQTDPQLATVGLTEAEAIKEYGEDLLVLRQYFKSFAAAIISGETTGFCKILVRRNGTILGAVVVGENARELIYPLGLARRENIKVGRLAELGGISPAFSEMISNTAAEWGRLRLAGNSRLQDFLEGWFNWRRGTSK encoded by the coding sequence ATGCCTTTAGATTATGATTTGGTGATTGTTGGCGCTACGGTAGCTGGTTTTTATGCTGCTGAGGTTGCTGTGTCGCTGAAAGCTCGTGTTGCTTTGGTGATCCCGCAAACTGATAGGAATTTGAATTTATCTATTAAAGCTTTTAGTCATATTGGCAACGTTGCCAAACAATTTATTTCCGCCGAGCAATTCGGGATTTATTGCAGCGAAATTAAGGAAAATAAATTTTTAGAAAATAGTATTAGTTGGCGATATAAAGAAACAAAACAATGGGTTAAGAGCGCCCTTTCTAATTTAGAAGAATATAAATCTCCGGCTCTTTTGGCGGCTTTGGGGGTTGATGTGATAGTGGGAGATGGGCAATTTTGCCCTAAACCACAGCTTTGTTTTGAAGTGAATAATCGCCGTCTTTTTTCGCGGAGTTATTTATTAGCACCGGCCACTAAACCAATCACAACAAGCAAAATTGAAGGTTTAGAAGCCATTGGCTATTTTACCCCGGATACAATTTGGAAAATTCAACCCCCAAAAAGTTTAATTATTATTGGCGGCGAACCGGCTGGCATTGAATTGGCACAAACTTTTGCGCGGTTGGGATGTGCGGTGACGCTGGTGGTAAAAAGTTCGCGTATTTTGCCAAAAGAAGATGCCGAAGCTGCGTTTTTAGTGCAGGGGCAATTAGAAGCAGAAGGGGTGAGAGTTTTGACAAATACAGAAGTTTGTCAAGTCAGAAAAATTGATGGTAAAAAATGGATTCAGGCCGGAAATTTAGCCATAGAAGGCGACGAGATTTTACTAGCTATTGGTCGGGTTGCTGATGTGAAATCATTAAATTTAGAGTCGGTGGGCGTAAAATGGGGCCGGTATATTCAGGTTAATGAAAAGCTGCAAACAAGCTCATCTCGTATTTATGCTTGTGGGGAAGCGGCGAGTACCTATGGTTTGGAATTTGCCGGAAATTATCAGGCGGAAGTGGCGGTAAAAAATGCTTTGTTTTTGCCTATATTTAAGGTTAATTATGCGGGGATTCCTTGGGGGATGCAAACTGACCCCCAATTAGCAACAGTGGGGTTAACGGAAGCTGAAGCCATCAAAGAATATGGTGAGGATTTGTTGGTTTTGCGGCAATATTTTAAAAGTTTTGCGGCGGCGATAATTTCTGGGGAGACAACGGGATTTTGTAAAATTTTAGTGCGTCGTAATGGGACAATTTTAGGGGCTGTGGTGGTGGGAGAAAATGCGCGGGAGTTGATTTATCCGCTAGGCTTGGCAAGGCGAGAAAATATAAAGGTGGGCCGGTTGGCAGAATTAGGGGGAATTTCACCGGCATTTTCAGAAATGATTAGTAATACGGCGGCTGAGTGGGGCCGGTTGCGTTTGGCTGGAAATAGCAGGTTACAAGATTTTCTGGAGGGTTGGTTTAATTGGCGACGGGGCACATCTAAATAA
- the pilM gene encoding type IV pilus assembly protein PilM: MINSLKNLFSKSKQGVGIEISPERISIVQLKKQKQGYKLATYITVEVPEDIFQEGQIVDAPALAALISQTMAEHKLKGKQVATAIPGREAVIRIIPVPAELNDQELRDYMNQEAGLYLPFPREEADVDFQKLGLFVDEDGIEKVQVLLVATRKEITDIYIDIFRQAELKLDVIEVTSFSLIRTIKEQLQQFTSQEAAVLADIEFDSTEIAIVVDGIPQFSRTIPIGTFQIQNALAKAMNLSAARNTDLLVGMTIPLTPADTSGLGTMGNNNPGTAAMLKILGELADEIRRSIDFYLNQSENLEVAQLLLAGPGAALGQLDEFFMQRLSLPTSGVDPVESLSLQIEEEITPVQRPGLGVVLGLGLREV; the protein is encoded by the coding sequence GTGATCAACTCATTAAAAAATCTATTTTCAAAAAGTAAACAAGGCGTCGGCATCGAAATTTCCCCCGAACGCATTAGCATCGTCCAACTCAAAAAACAAAAACAAGGCTATAAACTGGCAACCTACATCACCGTAGAGGTACCAGAAGACATCTTTCAAGAAGGGCAAATAGTCGATGCACCGGCCCTAGCCGCCTTAATATCGCAAACAATGGCCGAACATAAGCTCAAAGGCAAACAAGTAGCCACTGCCATACCCGGAAGAGAAGCCGTTATCCGCATTATCCCCGTACCCGCCGAACTAAACGACCAAGAACTGCGGGACTATATGAACCAAGAAGCCGGTTTATATTTACCATTTCCCAGAGAAGAAGCCGACGTTGACTTTCAAAAACTAGGGCTTTTTGTTGATGAAGACGGCATCGAAAAAGTCCAAGTTCTTTTAGTCGCCACCCGCAAAGAAATCACCGACATTTATATAGATATATTCCGGCAAGCCGAATTAAAATTAGATGTCATAGAAGTGACAAGTTTTTCTTTAATAAGAACCATAAAAGAACAACTACAACAATTCACTTCTCAAGAAGCAGCAGTTTTAGCAGATATTGAATTTGACAGCACAGAAATTGCCATAGTAGTAGACGGAATTCCGCAATTTTCCCGAACCATCCCCATAGGAACATTTCAGATCCAAAACGCCCTAGCAAAAGCCATGAATTTATCGGCAGCAAGAAACACCGATCTGCTCGTCGGCATGACAATTCCCCTAACACCAGCAGACACCTCTGGGCTAGGTACAATGGGAAATAACAACCCCGGAACAGCAGCCATGTTAAAAATATTAGGAGAATTAGCCGATGAAATACGCCGGTCAATAGACTTTTATTTGAACCAAAGCGAAAACCTAGAAGTCGCTCAATTGCTATTAGCCGGCCCAGGGGCAGCCCTCGGACAACTCGATGAATTTTTTATGCAAAGATTAAGTTTGCCCACATCAGGAGTCGATCCTGTAGAAAGCTTATCATTGCAAATTGAAGAAGAAATCACCCCAGTACAGCGACCGGGTTTAGGTGTTGTCTTGGGATTAGGACTCAGAGAGGTATAA
- a CDS encoding AMIN domain-containing protein yields the protein MKHYQGYSSLWLSAASVLLLVAPAQAQQSRVTDVQIRPTERGLEIFLQTENGDRQQILTVRSGNDLVADIINTQLQLPNGSNVFRQDNPSAGISSVVLTQLDNNNARLIVTGTTTPPNGQIAGRNQQGILLSFSPGTGSPQPAAPQMAPPPPPGLPSLSAPPPSTPIPSAMPVGPSAQIPPAPGPAPTGFPNSPNVLVPQPEITINGQPAAPTAAIPNIPPAVSGPTAAPPMLPRAVAPPVGDIAAATTDPSPSTVDLGTSERIPRLVLRDAPVRDVLALLARAAGLNIAFTSDNAAPGAAAAPAAPGAAGTSGPTGPTISLDIENERVQDVFNYVLRLSGLQANKIGRTIFVGTRLPNEVNDTVVRTFRLNQVTARQASGFLASMGAESAITSTREVTQVTAVPIQGTDQAITRTNTTVQTTIDTLRFSPQDAPALLRGLQVLVDERLNSVTLIGPRRMVEIASTQLVQLDLRRRQVAVNVKIIDVNLAANDNFNSSFSFGVGDSFFVNDQGSAVFNFGGANPPLRNQVVGTPTNPILNNPPLIRNQVGGVNLETFEPFFDPGRTSNIPLTAPNQGGVFLNPIPPIGENQGDVGLQDYTPGTATSAGTGTFSLFPFIQYPRRFLSLLQAQVTSGNAKILTDPTLVVQEGETATVNLTQDVIGNIQTQTTASNPPQITTTAQIQKAGLILGINIQRIDDNGFITLNVTPKVTAVADTQNFAGTTIALLSERSLNSGSIRLRDGQTLILSGIIQEQDRVTSSKIPLLGDLPIIGALFRSTTRNNTRAEVIVVLTPQVMDDSDRSPFGYGYTPGPDVRPLIQRQMLPGTTPQ from the coding sequence GTGAAACATTATCAAGGCTATAGCAGCCTGTGGCTGAGTGCCGCGAGCGTCTTATTACTCGTTGCACCGGCACAAGCGCAACAAAGCCGCGTCACAGACGTACAGATCCGGCCAACCGAGCGGGGTCTGGAAATTTTCTTACAAACCGAAAACGGAGACCGGCAGCAAATACTCACCGTCCGCAGCGGAAACGACCTCGTAGCCGACATCATCAACACTCAACTGCAACTGCCCAACGGCAGTAACGTTTTCCGCCAAGATAATCCATCTGCGGGCATTAGTTCCGTCGTCCTGACGCAACTCGACAACAACAACGCCCGCTTGATCGTCACCGGCACCACAACCCCTCCCAACGGCCAAATAGCCGGTCGTAACCAACAAGGCATTTTATTAAGCTTCAGCCCCGGCACCGGCAGCCCCCAACCAGCCGCCCCCCAAATGGCCCCACCCCCACCCCCCGGCTTACCAAGCTTAAGCGCCCCTCCACCGAGTACACCCATTCCCAGCGCCATGCCGGTTGGGCCAAGTGCCCAAATTCCCCCAGCCCCAGGCCCAGCACCGACAGGCTTTCCGAACAGCCCTAACGTCTTAGTTCCCCAACCAGAAATTACGATCAACGGTCAGCCGGCAGCCCCAACCGCCGCCATTCCCAACATCCCCCCGGCGGTTTCTGGGCCAACCGCTGCGCCCCCTATGTTACCCCGCGCCGTCGCCCCGCCGGTCGGTGATATTGCCGCCGCCACCACTGACCCCTCGCCCTCAACCGTAGATTTAGGAACCAGCGAACGTATCCCTCGTTTGGTGTTGCGAGATGCGCCGGTGCGCGACGTTTTAGCTTTATTAGCAAGGGCTGCCGGTCTAAACATCGCCTTTACCAGCGACAACGCCGCCCCAGGAGCAGCCGCTGCACCCGCCGCCCCAGGAGCAGCCGGAACAAGTGGCCCCACCGGCCCCACCATCTCCCTAGACATTGAAAACGAACGAGTCCAAGACGTTTTTAACTACGTTTTGCGTTTGTCTGGCTTACAAGCCAACAAAATAGGCCGCACCATCTTTGTCGGAACCCGCTTACCCAACGAAGTCAACGACACCGTAGTTCGTACCTTCCGCCTCAACCAAGTCACCGCACGGCAAGCATCCGGCTTTTTAGCCAGTATGGGAGCCGAAAGCGCCATCACCTCCACCCGCGAAGTAACACAGGTAACAGCCGTACCCATCCAAGGCACAGACCAAGCCATTACCCGCACCAACACCACCGTCCAAACCACCATCGACACCCTGCGCTTTTCACCCCAAGACGCCCCAGCACTTTTAAGAGGACTACAAGTGCTAGTCGATGAACGCCTCAACTCGGTAACATTGATCGGGCCCCGTCGAATGGTGGAAATTGCCTCAACGCAATTGGTACAGCTTGACCTGCGCCGCCGTCAGGTTGCCGTTAACGTCAAAATTATTGATGTCAACTTAGCAGCAAACGATAACTTTAATAGCAGTTTTTCCTTTGGAGTGGGCGATAGTTTCTTTGTTAACGACCAAGGCAGCGCTGTATTTAACTTTGGCGGCGCCAACCCCCCACTTAGAAACCAAGTTGTCGGCACTCCCACCAACCCAATCTTAAATAACCCGCCCTTGATCCGAAACCAAGTCGGCGGCGTAAACTTAGAAACCTTCGAGCCGTTTTTTGACCCCGGCAGAACCAGTAATATTCCCCTGACGGCTCCCAACCAAGGCGGGGTATTCCTTAACCCCATCCCCCCCATTGGCGAAAACCAAGGAGATGTGGGCCTGCAAGATTATACCCCCGGAACCGCTACGAGTGCCGGTACTGGAACGTTTAGTCTATTTCCGTTTATTCAATATCCCCGCCGGTTCTTGTCGCTATTGCAAGCCCAAGTTACCAGCGGCAATGCCAAAATCTTGACAGATCCAACACTGGTGGTACAGGAAGGCGAAACAGCAACCGTAAACCTTACCCAAGATGTGATCGGCAACATTCAAACTCAAACTACGGCTTCTAACCCGCCGCAAATTACGACCACAGCCCAAATTCAAAAGGCCGGTTTGATTTTGGGGATTAATATTCAGCGCATTGATGATAACGGCTTTATTACCCTCAACGTTACTCCCAAAGTGACGGCTGTGGCAGATACTCAAAACTTTGCTGGCACAACCATTGCTTTGCTGAGTGAACGCTCTTTAAACTCTGGCTCAATTCGTTTGCGCGACGGTCAAACTTTGATTCTTTCAGGGATTATTCAAGAACAAGACCGCGTAACCTCTAGCAAAATCCCGCTTTTAGGCGATTTGCCCATTATTGGCGCTTTGTTCCGCAGCACCACCCGTAATAATACTCGCGCTGAAGTGATTGTGGTTCTGACTCCGCAAGTTATGGATGATTCTGATCGTTCACCGTTTGGCTATGGTTACACCCCAGGGCCAGATGTCCGCCCCCTCATCCAAAGGCAGATGCTGCCCGGTACCACACCGCAATAA
- a CDS encoding HU family DNA-binding protein, with translation MNKGELVDVVADKASVTKKQADAVITAALEAIMEAVADDQKVTLVGFGSFEARERKAREGRNPKTGDKMEIPATKVPAFSAGKLFKEKVAPE, from the coding sequence ATGAATAAAGGTGAATTAGTTGATGTCGTGGCTGATAAAGCCAGTGTTACGAAAAAACAAGCCGATGCCGTGATCACAGCCGCTTTAGAAGCGATTATGGAAGCGGTTGCCGATGACCAAAAGGTGACTTTAGTGGGTTTTGGCTCCTTTGAAGCCCGCGAACGCAAAGCGCGTGAAGGTCGCAACCCCAAAACCGGCGACAAAATGGAAATTCCGGCCACTAAGGTACCTGCCTTTAGTGCTGGGAAATTGTTCAAGGAAAAAGTTGCTCCCGAATAG
- a CDS encoding PilN domain-containing protein — protein MYSLDINFLNDRAPLGDPKAKRKGIVVADKSALIAGGAVGAILPLIVAGISAWVYFNNQTLTQKLAELEQKGAVLSSKKQEVDTIKAQTQQIEVETQALGKVFNTTIKPVAAVLQDIRDRVPANLQISKIEQTVTANAAGAAPAAPPPPPPAPAAAAQPGQPVPPPAPVAPPTPRWELFNQKIKIQGTARSFEEVNDFLLTLKNSPFFNAKQVNIVSATLKDNDLQDKVVLPSSLNKNNTATANNTPEATPPEIELPQVVEYIIDAEVSNAPASEVARELDRKGAVGLATRVQTLQNKGILPQ, from the coding sequence ATGTATAGCTTAGATATTAACTTTCTCAATGACCGAGCGCCGCTTGGCGACCCCAAAGCCAAAAGAAAAGGCATCGTCGTAGCCGATAAAAGTGCCTTAATTGCCGGTGGAGCAGTAGGAGCAATCTTACCCTTGATTGTGGCCGGTATCTCCGCCTGGGTATATTTCAACAATCAAACCCTAACCCAAAAACTCGCCGAACTTGAACAAAAAGGCGCAGTTTTATCTAGCAAAAAACAAGAAGTAGACACCATAAAAGCCCAAACCCAACAAATAGAAGTAGAAACCCAAGCCCTCGGCAAAGTTTTTAACACAACCATCAAACCAGTAGCCGCCGTATTGCAAGACATTCGGGATCGAGTGCCGGCCAACTTACAAATTAGCAAAATCGAACAAACAGTAACCGCCAATGCCGCCGGCGCAGCCCCAGCAGCCCCCCCGCCACCGCCACCGGCCCCAGCAGCAGCCGCCCAACCTGGACAACCAGTGCCACCCCCAGCCCCCGTAGCACCTCCAACACCGCGTTGGGAATTATTCAACCAAAAAATAAAAATTCAAGGAACAGCCAGAAGCTTTGAAGAAGTAAACGACTTTTTATTGACGCTGAAAAACTCACCATTTTTTAACGCCAAACAAGTCAACATCGTATCAGCCACCCTCAAAGATAACGACCTCCAAGACAAAGTTGTATTACCAAGCAGCCTAAACAAAAACAACACTGCAACAGCCAACAACACACCAGAAGCAACACCCCCAGAAATAGAACTACCTCAAGTCGTCGAATACATAATAGACGCCGAGGTTAGCAACGCACCAGCCTCAGAAGTCGCCCGCGAACTAGATCGCAAAGGCGCAGTTGGTTTAGCAACACGAGTACAAACACTGCAAAACAAGGGGATATTACCGCAATGA
- a CDS encoding ABC transporter substrate-binding protein, whose protein sequence is MFNGVKSWWLSFGRVLSSKAKRFCALALAVLLLSWAVSCGTGSSQQASGRAEVEFWTMQLQPQFTDYFNNLIAAFESENPEVKIRWVDVPWSAMESKILAAVSAKTAPDVVNLNPNFASLLAGRNAWLYLDSKVSSEVRESYLPNIWKASMFDGKTFGIPWYLTARISIYNSKLFEQAGVAKPPQTYAELAQVAKQVKEKTGKYAFFVSFVPEDSSEVLASLVQMGTKLVDESGKAAFNSAEGKAAFQYWVDLYKNKLLPQEVLTQGHRRAVELYQAGEVALLNSGPQFFKTIEKNAPDIASVSLPAPEITGQTNKKSVAVMNLVIPQNSDQPENALKFALFVTNNANQLQFAKEANVLPSTVAGLKDEFFTKATKDAAAVDKARVVSAGQLKNAEVLVPAMKNVNQLQKFIYENLQAAMLGEKPVDQAISDAAKSWDSL, encoded by the coding sequence ATGTTTAATGGTGTAAAAAGTTGGTGGTTGAGTTTTGGTCGGGTTTTGTCCTCCAAGGCTAAACGTTTTTGTGCTTTGGCCCTTGCGGTTTTATTGTTAAGTTGGGCAGTTAGCTGTGGCACCGGCTCTTCTCAACAAGCGTCCGGGCGGGCGGAAGTGGAGTTTTGGACGATGCAGCTTCAACCGCAATTTACAGATTATTTCAATAATCTAATCGCTGCGTTTGAATCTGAGAACCCAGAGGTTAAGATTCGCTGGGTAGATGTACCTTGGTCAGCGATGGAAAGCAAGATTTTGGCGGCGGTTTCTGCCAAAACTGCGCCGGATGTGGTTAATCTTAACCCTAATTTTGCCTCGCTGTTGGCAGGACGGAATGCTTGGCTGTATTTAGATTCTAAGGTGTCGTCAGAGGTTCGTGAGTCTTATTTGCCGAATATTTGGAAAGCGAGTATGTTTGATGGCAAAACTTTCGGGATTCCTTGGTATCTGACGGCACGAATTAGTATTTATAATTCTAAGCTTTTTGAGCAGGCCGGTGTTGCAAAACCGCCTCAAACTTATGCGGAATTAGCACAGGTAGCAAAACAAGTTAAAGAAAAAACTGGTAAATACGCATTTTTTGTTTCTTTTGTACCAGAAGATTCTAGTGAGGTGTTGGCTTCTTTGGTGCAAATGGGTACAAAGTTGGTAGATGAGTCTGGAAAAGCGGCGTTTAATTCTGCCGAAGGAAAAGCGGCGTTTCAGTATTGGGTAGACCTTTACAAAAATAAACTTTTGCCGCAGGAAGTGTTAACCCAAGGACATCGGCGGGCTGTTGAATTGTATCAGGCGGGCGAGGTGGCTTTGTTGAATTCCGGGCCGCAATTTTTTAAGACAATTGAGAAAAATGCACCCGATATTGCATCTGTTTCTTTGCCGGCACCAGAAATTACAGGTCAAACCAATAAAAAGAGTGTTGCTGTGATGAATTTAGTAATCCCCCAAAATTCAGATCAGCCAGAAAATGCCCTTAAGTTTGCTTTGTTTGTCACGAATAATGCCAATCAGTTACAGTTTGCCAAGGAAGCCAATGTTTTGCCCTCTACAGTAGCCGGCTTGAAGGATGAATTTTTTACTAAAGCGACAAAAGATGCTGCTGCTGTGGATAAAGCGCGGGTAGTGAGTGCCGGTCAACTTAAAAATGCAGAAGTTTTAGTACCGGCCATGAAAAACGTTAACCAATTGCAAAAATTCATCTATGAAAACTTGCAAGCAGCAATGTTAGGAGAAAAACCTGTAGATCAAGCAATATCCGATGCAGCCAAGTCGTGGGATAGCCTTTAA